The Kineococcus radiotolerans SRS30216 = ATCC BAA-149 genomic interval CGCCGCGGGTCGCGGCAGCAGCCGCCGACCCCCGCGCTCCCAGGAGGTTCCGTGCCGGCCGAGGCCACCACCCGTCCCGAACTCGTCCCGCTCGGGCCCGGCGCCCACGACCTGATCCACTTCTCCCTCGTCGTGGCCGGGTTCGCCCTCCTGGCCCACTTCCTGCGGACCTGGCACTCCACCGGCGAGGTGAGCGCCCGGTACCGCCCCGCGGTGCTGGCCTCCCTGGCCGTCACCGGCGTCGCGTTCCTCTCCTACGTCTACCTCGTCCTGGAGTTCGACCAGGGCTACGACCTGCGCGAGGGGGTGTACCAGCCCAACGCCGAGGCCCTGAACACCCTGGTGCCGCGCTACATGGACTGGGCCGTCACCGTCCCGCTGCTGATGGTCGAGTTCCTCGCCGTGTCGGCGGTGGTGGGGGCGGCGGCCCGCCGAACCCGGTTCACGCTGGTGGGCCTGGCGTTCCTGATGATCCTCACGGGGTTCATCGGTGCCGCGGTGCAGGAGGACGGGACCAGCCGGACCGCCCTGATCGCCTGGGGGGTCGTCTCCAGCGCGTTCTACGCCGCGCTGCACGTGGTGCTGATCCGGGTGCTGCGCCGGTCCCGGGGCGCGATGGGCGCGCAGGCGTACACCAGCTACCGCAACGCCACGATCCTCCTGCTGAGCGTCTGGGGCTGGTACCCGATCGCCTACGCCCTCCAGGTCTGGTTCGGGGGCCAGTGGTGGACGGTGACGATCCAGGTCGGTTTCAGCGCCGCCGACATCGCCGCCAAGGTCGGCTTCGGTGCGCTGATCCACAAGGTCGCGAAGCTGCGCACGGCCGAGGAGGTCGAGGCGGGGTCGACGACCCACCCGGAGGAGGTCTGGATCTCCTCCGTCCGGTTCTCCGAGGGCGTCCAGCCCGTCCTCAAGGGGGTGCTCGGCCCGGACCACCACGACCACCACGGCGGGCGGGTCGACCCGGCCGGGGACCCCGGGCACCACTAGACCCGCGGCCCGGACCGGGCCCGCACCGCCGGCGCGCCCGGACCCCCACCGCGGGTCCGGACGCGCCGTCGTCCTAGCGGGCGCGGTTCAGCCGGCGCAGCGCCGCGGAGGCGCCGACGGCGATCCCGGTCCCGGCCGCCACCCAGGGCCCGGCGACGACGAGGGGGTCCATCCAGGTGTGCTTCACGTCCGCCCGGCCCCGGCCCACCCGCGAGCGGATCCCGTGGTGGGAGAACTCCGCCCGGACCCCGGTCTCGGTGAACGGGTTGTCGGGCCGCTTCGACGCGTACGAGGCGGCGGTGCTCTCCAGGGTGTCGATGCGGTCCGCGGCGACGAGCAGCAGCCAGTGCGCGGCACGGCCCTCGCTGAAGCGGCGGTACGCGTAGCGGCGCACGACCCCGGACAGCCCCTTCGGCGGGCAGGCCGTGCTGAACACGGGGGTGAGGAACGCGTGCTCGATCGAGCGCTCGCGGGGGTGCAGCTCCGGCTGGCGCTCGGGGAACTCCCAGCGCGCGCCGTAGGCACCCGGGTCGAACACCTCCTGCGGCACCGAGGGGCGGCCCGCCGGGTCGAGGTCGACCCCCCACCCGGGGATGCGGGCCCGCAGCTGCTCGCTCGTCTCGGGCAGCGGCGGTTTCTGCGGCCGGTAGGCCATGGGACCTCCTCAGGCGGGGGTGGGGACGATCAGGGGTTTGAGGCAGTCGTCCAGCTTGGACGAGAAGATGTGGTAGCCCTCGGCGATGTGCTCCAGGGGGATCCGGTGCGTCACGAGGTCGCGGGGGGTCAGGTGGCCGTTGCGGACGTGCTCGAACAACCGCGGCCACTGGCGCTTCACCGGGCACTGGTTCATCCGCAGGGTCAGGCCCTTGTTCACCGCGTCACCGAACTTGACGGAGTTCGGGATCGGTCCGTAGGCCCCCATCACGGAGATCGTGGCCCCCTTGCGCACGGAGTCGATGGCCCAGTTCAGCGCCACCGCCGATCCCCCCTGCAGCTTGAGCTTGGCCCCGGTCACGTGCTGGCGGAAGTTCCCGTCGGCCTCGGCGCCCACCGAGTCGATGGCGACGTCGGCGCCGAGGTGGTCGGTGATGCGCTTGAGGTGGACGACGACGTCGTCGTGCTCGGCGAAGTTCACCGTCTCCGTCTGCGCGAACGTCCTCGCCTTCTCCAGCCGGTAGTCGAGGTGGTCGACGACGATGACCCGGCCGGCCCCCATGAGCCACGCCGAGCGGGCGGCGACGAGACCGACGGGCCCGGCGCCGAACACGACGACGACGTCGCCCTCGCGGATCTCGCCGAGCTGCGCGCCGAAGTACCCGGTGGCCGTGGCGTCGGTGAGCAGGACCGCGTCCTCGTCGTGCATCCACTCCGGGATCAGGGTGGGGCCGACGTCGGCGAACGGGACCCGCACGTACTCGGCCTGCCCGCCGTCGTAACCGCCGGCGGTGTGGGAGTACCCGTAGATCCCGCCCACGGCGGTCGCGTTGGGGTTGACGTTGTGGCAGTTCGAGAGCATCCCCCGCGCGCAGTAGAAGCAGGAACCGCAGGAGATGTTGAACGGGACCATGACGCGGTCGCCGGGCACGAGGGACTGCACGGAACTGCCGACGCTCTCCACGACGCCGATGAACTCGTGCCCGAACGTCGTCCCGACCCGGGTGTCGGGCATGAGCCCGTGGTACAGGTGGAGGTCCGATCCGCAGATCGCCGCGAGGGTCACCCGCACGATGGCGTCGTTGGGGTGCTCGATCCTCGGGACGTCCTTCTCCTCGACCCGGACCCGGTAGGGCCCGCGGTACACCATGGCGCGCACGTGCCGCCTCCCCGTCGCGGCCGGTGGGCCGCCGTCGAACGACGGGCCGTCGGCGCGGCCCCTTGGGGGCCCACTGTGCTCGCGGGAGGACGGACGCGCCAGCGCAACCTTGGCCCGCAACTCCCCGCCCGCGCCCGTGCGGCCGCGGGGGTGGCCTAGGAGGCCAGCCGCTGGCCGGCGCGGGAACCCGCCGCCGCGGGGTCCGCCTCGTCGTCGGGCCGGTTGATCCCGGCCCACACCTCGTCCAGGGAGAGGCCGAGGACGTCGGCGATGGTCGCGATGGTCGGGAAGGCGGGGGTGGCCACCCGGCCGGACTCGATCTTGCGGAGGGTCTCCGGGGAGAGGCCGGCGTCGAGGGCGGTCTGGAGCATGGAGCGCGACCCCCGGGCCCGGCGCAGGAGCGCGCCGAGGCGCCGTCCGCGCTCGAGCTCGGCGGGGGTGAGCGGCAGCCTGACCATGGCCCCGATCGTAGTACCGGTACAGTGTTACCGGTATGACTTTACCGGCATGACTTTACCGGTGCACCGTCACCGGTAGGACCGTCTGAACCGTGCGGAGGACGTCGCGTGATCGAGATCCTGAACCCCGGCGAGCTGGCCCGCGCGCGGGAGACCGGCGCCCTGGTCGCCCACGTCCTGCAGACGCTGAAGGCCCGCAGCACCGTCGGCACCAACCTCCTGGAGATCGACCGGTGGGCCCGGGACATGATCGAGGAGGCCGGGGCGGAGTCCTGCTACGTCGACTACGCCCCGTCCTTCGGGCGCGGCCCCTTCGGCCACCACATCTGCACCGGCGTCAACGACGCGGTCCTGCACGGCCTCCCCCACGACTACGCCCTCGCCGACGGGGACCTGCTGACCCTCGACCTCGCGGTCTCGCTGGCGGGGATCGCCGCCGACGCCGCCGTCAGCTTCGTCGTGGGCGACGCGCGACCCCCGGGGAGCCTGGCCCTGATCGAGGTGACCGAGCGCGCGCTGAGCGCCGGGATCGCCGCTGCCCGCCCCGGGGCGCGCGTCGGCGACGTCTCCCACGCCATCGGCTCGGTCCTCACCGGCGCCGGGTACCCGGTCAACACCCAGTTCGGGGGCCACGGCATCGGTTCGACGATGCACCAGGACCCGCACGTCTCCAACGCCGGGCGCCCCGGGCGCGGCTACGAGCTGCGCCCGGGGCTCGTGCTCGCGCTGGAGCCGTGGGTCATGGCCGACACCGCCGAGCTCGTCACCGACCCCGACGGGTGGACCCTGCGCAGCGCGACGGGTTGCCGGACGGCGCACAGCGAGCACACCGTCGCCATCACCGACGACGGGGCCGAGGTCCTCACCCTGCCCGCGGCGGCCGGCCTCCCGGGCTGACCCGGCACCCGCCGGGCTCAGGTGCCGCAGAAGGTCCGGTAGGCGCCGAAGTCCTCCGGGGCCGGGGCCGCGTAGCGCTCCAGCCCCGGACGCTCCTCGTAGGGCGCGTCCAGGACCTCCACGAGACGCTGCACCGGGCCGAGGTCACCGCCGGTCGCGGCGGTGAGGGCCTCCTCGACGAGGTGGTTGCGCGGGACGTAGACCGGGTTCACCCGGTCCATGGCCGTCCCGTCGGGGCTCAGGGCGAGCCAGCGCTCCAGCCAGTCCCCGAACGCCGGGTCCGCGACCAGCGCGCGCACGGGGGCGGCGTCCCCGCGCGCCGCGACGGCGAGGGCGCGGAAGAACGACGTGTGGTCGGGGCGGTCGCGGGTGAGCAGGTCCAGCAGGTCCCCGGTGAGCGGGGTGGTGACCGCGTCCCCGAGGTCGTCGGGCAGGCCGAGCTTGGCGCGCATCCCCCCGGAGTAGGCGGCGTCGTAGCGGGTGCGGAAGGTCCCCAGGGCCTCGGTGGCGAGGGCCACGGCCTGCTCCTGGTCCTCGTGCAGCAGGGGCAGCAGCGCCTCGGCGAGACGGGCGAGGTTCCACTCGGCCACGGCGGGCTGGTTGCCGTAGGCGTAGCGCCCGGCGTGGTCGATCGAGCTGTAGACGGTGGCCGGGTCGAAGGCGTCGAGGAAGGCGCAGGGCCCGTAGTCGATGGTCTCCCCCGAGATCGTCGTGTTGTCGGTGTTCATGACGCCGTGGACGAACCCCACGAGCATCCACCGGGCCACCAGCGAGGCCTGGGCGGCGACGACGGCCTCGAACAGCGCCAGGGGCGGGTTCGCGGCCGTCGCGGCGGCGGGGTGGTGGCGGGCGGTGGCGTGGTCGGCGAGGCGGCGCAGCAGGTCGGGGTCGCCGGTGGCGCGGGCGTACTGGAAGCTGCCGACGCGCAGGTGGCTGGCCGCGACCCGGGCCAGGACGGCACCGGGCAGGGTGGTCTCGCGGTGCACCGCGCGCCCGGTCGCCACCACGGCCAGGGCGCGGGTGGTGGGGATGCCCAGGGCGTGCAGGCCCCGGCTGACGACGTGCTCGCGCAGCATGGGTCCCACCGCGGCCAGGCCGTCGCCGCCCCGGGCGAACGGGGTGCGCCCGGACCCCTTGAGGTGCAGGTCGCGGACCCGGCCGTGGACGTCGACGAGCTCACCGAGCAGCAGCGCGCGCCCGTCGCCGAGGCGGGGGGAGAACCCGCCGAACTGGTGCCCGGCGTAGGCCTGGGCCACGGGCTCGGCGCCCTCGGGGACCTCGGTGCCCAGCAGGAGGCCCAGCCCCTCGGGACCGCGCAACCAGCGGGGGTCGAGGCCGAGCTCCACGGCCAGCTGCTCGTCGAGCACGAGCAGGTGCGGGTCGGGGGCCGCCTCCCCCTGCCAGGGGACCGCCATCTCGGGCAGTTCCCGCGCGAAGCGGTGGTCGAGGACGATGGTCGAGGACGGTGCCACGCTCATCTCGTCGAGGGTACGCCGGGTCGCGCCGGTACCCGGGGTCGGCGGCGGCCCGTCCCCCGCTCCCCCGGCGGTGGCCCGTCCCCCGGGGAGGACGGGCCACCGGTCCGGGCGGGCGCCTCAGGCGTCGATGACGACGGGGATGATCAGCGGCGCGCGCCGGTACGTCCGCCGGGCCCACGAGGCCACGGTGCGGGCGATGACGTCCTCGAGCTGGCGGGAGTCGGGGTGCCCGTCGGTGGCGGCCCGGGCCAGCGCCTTCTCGATGAGGGGCACGACGGGGTCGAAGGAGTCCCCGGCGTGGACGAAACCGCGGGCCAGGAAGTCCGGCGGGTCGGCCAGCTGCCCCGTGTCGGCGTCGATGATCGCGACGACGGCGAGGACGCCCTCCTCCGCGAGGGTGCGCCGGTCCTGCAGGGACGCCTCGGTGGCTCCCCCCACGACGGAGGCGTCGACGTAGACGTTGTGCACGGGCACCTTGCCCACCACCGACGCCCGGCCGTCGACGAGGTCGACGACGTGGCCGTTCTCGGCGACCACCACGTTGCGGGGGTCGACGCCGGTCTTGACGGCGAGGTCGGCGTTGGCGCGCAGGTGGCGCGACTCCCCGTGCACCGGCATCACGTTGGACGGCTTGACGATGTTGTAGCAGTACACGAGCTCCCCGGCGCTGGCGTGGCCGGAGACGTGGACCTTCGCGTTGCCCTTGTGCACGACGTTCGCGCCGAGGGAGGTCAGGCCGTTGATGACCCGGTAGACGGCGTTCTCGTTGCCCGGGATGAGAGAGCTGGCCAGCAGGACGGTGTCGCCCTCGCGGACGCGGATGACGTGGTCGCCGCCGGCCATCCGCGACAGCGCCGCCATCGGCTCCCCCTGGGAGCCGGTGCACACCAGGGTCACCTTCGAGGGCGGCAGCTTCTCCAGGACCTTGAGGTCCACGACGAGGCCGGCGGGGATCTTCAGGTAGCCGAGCTCCGCGGCGATGCCCATGTTGCGCACCATGGAACGCCCCACGAAGGCCACCTTCCGCCCGTGGGCGGCGGCCGCGTCCAGCACCTGCTGGATGCGGTGGACGTGGCTGGCGAAGCTGGAGACGATCACCCGTCGCGGCGACTTCCGGAAGACGGTCTCGATGGCGGGGATCAGCTCCCCCTCCGAGGCCGTGAACCCCGGCACCTCGGCGTTGGTGGAGTCGGTGAGGAAGAGGTCGACCCCCTCCTCGCCCAGGCGCGCGAAACCGCGCAGGTCGGTGATGCGCCCGTCCAGGGGGAACTGGTCCATCTTGAAGTCGCCGGTGTGCAGCACCAGGCCGGCGGCGGTGCGGATGGCCACGGCCAGCCCGTCGGGGATGGAGTGGTTCACCGCGACGAACTCGCAGTCGAAGGGGCCGAAGCGACGCTGGTCGCCCTCGGTGACCTCCACCGTGACGGGGCGGATGCGGTGCTCGGTGAGCTTGGCGGTGATGAAGGCCAGCGTCAGCCGGGACCCCACCAGGGGGATGTCCGGGCGCTCGCGCAGCAGGTAGGGGACACCGCCGATGTGGTCCTCGTGCCCGTGGGTCAGGACGATCGCCACGACGTCGTCGAGGCGGTCCCGGATGGAGGTGAAGTCGGGGAGGATGACGTCGATGCCGGGCTGGTGCTCCTCGGGGAAGAGCACCCCGCAGTCCACGATCAGCAGCTTGCCCGCGTGCTCGAAGACCGTCATGTTGCGGCCGATCTCGCCGAGGCCCCCCAGCGCGACCACCCTCAGGGCGTCTTTGGCCAGGCGCGGGGGGGCGCCCGTGTTCAGCCGTGGAGAACTCATCCGGGGATCTTAGCAAGGGCCCCCCGCCGGACCGGGCTCCTCGCTCCGCCCGCGGGGCCCCGCAGCGCACCCCGCGACGGGCCCGCGGTGGTGCCGGTCCCCCGGTCTCTGCTGTACTCGTCCCGGCCGCCGGCGGTGGCGCGGGCCGGGGAAGACCCGCGACGGCCGCCGGCGGTCCTCCGGCCCGTGACCGGGGCCACGCGCTGCGCGGCAGGATGACGCCCGTGCCCGCACCCCACCTCGACGCCCCCCGCCCCCACCGCCAGGACCGGCCGGGCGGCCACCCCGGCTCCGGCGGGCACCGGTGACCGCCTCCGCCGCCTCCGCCGCCTCCGCCGCGGCGTTCTTCCCCCCCGAGCTCACCCTCGCCACCCTCCTGCTGCTGCTGGTGGCCGCCTTCGCCGCCGGCTGGATCGACGCCGTCGTCGGCGGCGGTGGGCTCCTGCAGCTCCCCGCGCTCCTCCTCGTGCCGGGGCTGAGCCCCGTCCAGGCCCTGGCGACGAACAAGCTGGGCTCGATCTTCGGCACCACCACCAGCGCCCTCACCTACTACCGCCGCGCCCGCCCGGACCTGCGCACCGCCCTGCCGATGGCGGCCGTCGCGCTGGTGGGCAGCTTCGGGGGGGCCTCCATCGCCGCGGCGCTCCCGGTGGCGGTGTTCAAACCCGTCATCGTCCTGGCCCTGGTCACCGTCGCGGTGATCACCCTGCTCCGGCCCGCCCTGGGGACCACGACCGCGCTGCGCTTCTCCGGGCACGCCCACTACCGCGCCGCGATCGCCGTGGGTCTGGCCGTCGGCGTCTACGACGGGGTCCTGGGCCCGGGCACGGGCACCTTCCTGGTCATCGCGATGGTCAGCCTCATCGGGTACGACTTCGTGCAGGCCAGCGCCAAGGCCAAGATCGTGAACTTCGCCACCAACCTCGGCGCCCTGCTGTTCTTCGCCCCGCACGGCGCGGTCGCGTGGGGGCTCGGGATCCTCCTCGGGCTCGCCAACACCGCCGGCAGCTACCTGGGCTCGCGGATGGCCATCTCCAGCGGGACCCGGTTCATCCGCACCGCGTTCCTCGTCGTGGTCACCGCGCTGATCGTCAAGGTGGGGCACGACGTGTGGGTGGAGAACCTGCGCCCCCTCCTCGCCTGAGACCCGCCCCCGCGCCCGCGGGGGCGGCCGCACCTACGGTGGGCGGGTGCCGCACCAGGATCCCCCCGCCGGTCCCATCCGCGTGCGCGGTGCGCGCGACCACAACCTGCGCGACGTGGACGTCGACGTCCCCCGCGACGCGGTGGTCGTGTTCACCGGCGTGTCGGGTTCGGGGAAGTCGTCGCTGGCCTTCGGCACCATCTACGCCGAGTCCCAGCGTCGCTACCTGGAGTCCGTGGCCCCCTACGCGCGCCGGCTGATCCAGCAGGTCGCGGCCCCCCACGTGGACTCCGTCACCGGGGTACCGCCGGCGGTCGCGGTGCGGCAGAACCGTTCCGGGGCGTCCGCCCGCTCCAGCGTGGGGACGGTGACGACGCTGTCGAACTCCCTGCGGATGCTGCTCTCCCGCGCGGGGGACTACCCCGCGGGGGCGCCGCGGCTGGACTCCGACGCCTTCAGCCCGAACACCGCGGCCGGGGCCTGCCCGCACTGCCACGGGGTCGGCACGGAGTTCTCCGTCACCGAGGGGTCCGTCGTCCCCGACCCCTCCCTGAGCATCCGCGACGGCGCGGTCGCCGCCTGGCCCCGCGGGTGGCAGGGCAAGAACTTCCGCGACGTCCTCGCCGCGCTCGGCCACGACGTCGACGTCCCCTGGCGGGAGCTGCCGCGGGCGGAGCGGGACTGGATCCTGTTCACCGACGAGAAACCGGTCGTCACCGTGCACCCCGTCCGGGAGGCGGACCGGATCCAGCGGCCCTACCGGGGCACGTGGAACAGCGTGCGCGACCACGTGCTGACCACCTTCGCGAGCACCGGGTCGGCGACGGTGAAGGAACGGCTGCGCGGGTTCCTGCACCAGACCCCGTGCCCCGCCTGCGGGGGCCGCCGGCTGCGTCCGGAGGCGCTGGCGGTGCGCTTCGCCGGGCACGACGTCGTCGAGCTGTCGCGGTTGCCCCTGCAGCGCCTCGTGGGCCTGCTCAGCGACCTCGGCCCGGGGCCCGACGGCCCGGCCGCGGTGCTGGTGCGCGACCTGCTGGAGCGGGCGTCGGCCGTCGTGGACCTCGGGCTGGGCTACCTCGCGCTGGAGCGGGCGGTGCCGACGCTGTCGACGGGCGAGCTGCAGCGGCTGCGGCTGGCCACGCAGCTGCGGTCGGGGTTGTTCGGGGTGGTCTACGTCCTGGACGAGCCGTCCGCGGGCCTGCACCCGGCCGACACGGCGGCGCTGCGCGAGGTCCTCGCGGGATTGCGCGACGCCGGCAACAGCGTGCTCGTCGTCGAGCACGACATGGACGTCGCCCGCGGCGCCGACTGGCTGGTCGACGTCGGCCCCGGCGCGGGCGACGGGGGCGGGCGGGTGCTGCACAGCGGCCCGGTGGCCGGGTTGCAGGACGTCGCGGAGTCCGTGACGCGGGAGTTCCTCGCCCCCGGGCGCGTCCCGGCGACCCGCGCGCCCCGCGTCCCCACCTCCTGGCTGGGGGTGCGGGGCGCGAGCCTGCACAACGTCCACGACCTCGACGTCGACCTGCCGCTCGGGGTGCTCACGGCGGTGACGGGGGTGTCCGGGTCGGGGAAGTCCACCCTGGTCTCGGGGATCGTGGCCGACGCCGTGGCGCGCCACCTGGACGCCTCCGGCGCGAGCGGGCGGGCCGCGGTCGGCGCGGACAGCACGGTCGGCGGGAACAGCGGGGACGGCGCGGACGGCGACGGGGACGACCCCGGGCAGGACCCGGACGAGGAGGCCGTCGCGACGGCGGCGCGCGCCACCGTCGGCGCCCTCACCGGCGCGCGGGCCGTCACCCGCCTGGTCCGGGTGGACCAGCGCCCCATCGGCCGCACCCCCCGCTCCAACCTCGCCACCTACACCGGCCTCTTCGACGCCGTCCGCGCGGCGTTCGCGCGCGAACCCGAGGCCCGGGCCCGGCACTGGGGCGCGAGCCGGTTCTCCTTCAACGTCGCCGCGGGGCGGTGCCCGACGTGCCGCGGGGAGGGGGCGGTCTCCGTCGAGCTGCTCTTCCTGCCCGGCACGTGGTCGCCCTGCCCGCAGTGCCGGGGTTCGCGCTACGCGCCCGAGACCCTCGAGGTCACCCACCGCGGGCGCACGATCGCCGACGTGCTGGCCCTCACCGTCGACGAGGCCTGCGAGGCCCTGGACGACGTCCCCGCCGCGGTGCGCGGCCTGCAGGCGCTGCGCGCCATCGGCCTGGGCTACCTGCGCCTGGGTCAGCCCGCCACCGAGCTGTCGGGCGGGGAGGCCCAGCGCATCAAGCTGGCCACCGAGCTGCAGCGGGCCAGCGTGGCGGGGACGCTCTACCTGCTCGACGAGCCCACGACGGGCCTGCACCCCGCAGACGTCCGTCGCCTGCTCGCGCTGCTGCACGAGCTCGTCGACGGCGGCAGCACCGTGGTGGTCGTCGAGCACGACGCGGCCGTGCTGCTGGCCGCCGACTTCCTGGTCGACCTCGGTCCCGGCGGCGGGGACGCCGGGGGCCGCGTCGTGGCCACCGGGACCCCGGAGGAGGTCGTGCGCGCGGGGACGGGGACCACGGCGCACCACCTCGCCCGCCACCTCGTCCCGGCCCCCTGACCCGGCCCCCGACCCGGCTGAGCGGCTGACCCGCCGACCCGCGGTCAGCGCGCCGGGACCCGCCCGGCGGCCCCCGCCGCGGACCCCTCCAGGTACCCGGCCAGCGCCCGCAGCCGGCGTCCGGTCTCCCAGCGGAACACCCGCAGGGCGACGGCCTCGACGGGGCGGCGCAGCGGGGCCGGTGCCCCGGTGAACGTGAGGGTGTAGACCACCTCGCTGCGTCCGCCGTCGAGGTCGCGGTGCCGCATCGAGGCGGCCCAGCCGGCGAAGAACGGGGAACGGGAGGTCAACGTGACGGCCGCGAGGTTCGGGGGCCGGAAGGTGACGTAGCGGGTGCGGAAGGTCAGGCCCCCCAGCGTCCAGCGGGCGCGGCAGACGGCCTCGACACCGCGGGCGGGGGGCGCGCCGCCGACGGTGAACGCCTCGCGCAGCAGGGTGTCCCACCGCAGCCGGTCCGCGTAGTCGTGCACGACGTCGAAGGCCACGTCGGCGGGGACGGGCAGGACCTGCCGGACGACGGCGTGCGCGCTCACCGCCCCAGGCTGCCAGCCCCGGGCGGTGCGCGCGACGCGCGGTGCGGGCGGGGGCCGGTGGGTCGCCCGCCGGACCCCGGCGCCCCTCAGGACCGGGGCGGGACGACCTTCCGCTCGGCCAGGACGTCGAGCAGTTCGAGGAACCGGTCGATGCTGTCGTGGCACTCCCCGAAGCCCGCCCGGCGCACCTTGACGGTGCTCGTCA includes:
- a CDS encoding bacteriorhodopsin codes for the protein MPAEATTRPELVPLGPGAHDLIHFSLVVAGFALLAHFLRTWHSTGEVSARYRPAVLASLAVTGVAFLSYVYLVLEFDQGYDLREGVYQPNAEALNTLVPRYMDWAVTVPLLMVEFLAVSAVVGAAARRTRFTLVGLAFLMILTGFIGAAVQEDGTSRTALIAWGVVSSAFYAALHVVLIRVLRRSRGAMGAQAYTSYRNATILLLSVWGWYPIAYALQVWFGGQWWTVTIQVGFSAADIAAKVGFGALIHKVAKLRTAEEVEAGSTTHPEEVWISSVRFSEGVQPVLKGVLGPDHHDHHGGRVDPAGDPGHH
- a CDS encoding zinc-dependent alcohol dehydrogenase, translating into MRAMVYRGPYRVRVEEKDVPRIEHPNDAIVRVTLAAICGSDLHLYHGLMPDTRVGTTFGHEFIGVVESVGSSVQSLVPGDRVMVPFNISCGSCFYCARGMLSNCHNVNPNATAVGGIYGYSHTAGGYDGGQAEYVRVPFADVGPTLIPEWMHDEDAVLLTDATATGYFGAQLGEIREGDVVVVFGAGPVGLVAARSAWLMGAGRVIVVDHLDYRLEKARTFAQTETVNFAEHDDVVVHLKRITDHLGADVAIDSVGAEADGNFRQHVTGAKLKLQGGSAVALNWAIDSVRKGATISVMGAYGPIPNSVKFGDAVNKGLTLRMNQCPVKRQWPRLFEHVRNGHLTPRDLVTHRIPLEHIAEGYHIFSSKLDDCLKPLIVPTPA
- a CDS encoding helix-turn-helix domain-containing protein; amino-acid sequence: MVRLPLTPAELERGRRLGALLRRARGSRSMLQTALDAGLSPETLRKIESGRVATPAFPTIATIADVLGLSLDEVWAGINRPDDEADPAAAGSRAGQRLAS
- the map gene encoding type I methionyl aminopeptidase, which translates into the protein MIEILNPGELARARETGALVAHVLQTLKARSTVGTNLLEIDRWARDMIEEAGAESCYVDYAPSFGRGPFGHHICTGVNDAVLHGLPHDYALADGDLLTLDLAVSLAGIAADAAVSFVVGDARPPGSLALIEVTERALSAGIAAARPGARVGDVSHAIGSVLTGAGYPVNTQFGGHGIGSTMHQDPHVSNAGRPGRGYELRPGLVLALEPWVMADTAELVTDPDGWTLRSATGCRTAHSEHTVAITDDGAEVLTLPAAAGLPG
- a CDS encoding protein adenylyltransferase SelO, with the protein product MSVAPSSTIVLDHRFARELPEMAVPWQGEAAPDPHLLVLDEQLAVELGLDPRWLRGPEGLGLLLGTEVPEGAEPVAQAYAGHQFGGFSPRLGDGRALLLGELVDVHGRVRDLHLKGSGRTPFARGGDGLAAVGPMLREHVVSRGLHALGIPTTRALAVVATGRAVHRETTLPGAVLARVAASHLRVGSFQYARATGDPDLLRRLADHATARHHPAAATAANPPLALFEAVVAAQASLVARWMLVGFVHGVMNTDNTTISGETIDYGPCAFLDAFDPATVYSSIDHAGRYAYGNQPAVAEWNLARLAEALLPLLHEDQEQAVALATEALGTFRTRYDAAYSGGMRAKLGLPDDLGDAVTTPLTGDLLDLLTRDRPDHTSFFRALAVAARGDAAPVRALVADPAFGDWLERWLALSPDGTAMDRVNPVYVPRNHLVEEALTAATGGDLGPVQRLVEVLDAPYEERPGLERYAAPAPEDFGAYRTFCGT
- a CDS encoding ribonuclease J encodes the protein MSSPRLNTGAPPRLAKDALRVVALGGLGEIGRNMTVFEHAGKLLIVDCGVLFPEEHQPGIDVILPDFTSIRDRLDDVVAIVLTHGHEDHIGGVPYLLRERPDIPLVGSRLTLAFITAKLTEHRIRPVTVEVTEGDQRRFGPFDCEFVAVNHSIPDGLAVAIRTAAGLVLHTGDFKMDQFPLDGRITDLRGFARLGEEGVDLFLTDSTNAEVPGFTASEGELIPAIETVFRKSPRRVIVSSFASHVHRIQQVLDAAAAHGRKVAFVGRSMVRNMGIAAELGYLKIPAGLVVDLKVLEKLPPSKVTLVCTGSQGEPMAALSRMAGGDHVIRVREGDTVLLASSLIPGNENAVYRVINGLTSLGANVVHKGNAKVHVSGHASAGELVYCYNIVKPSNVMPVHGESRHLRANADLAVKTGVDPRNVVVAENGHVVDLVDGRASVVGKVPVHNVYVDASVVGGATEASLQDRRTLAEEGVLAVVAIIDADTGQLADPPDFLARGFVHAGDSFDPVVPLIEKALARAATDGHPDSRQLEDVIARTVASWARRTYRRAPLIIPVVIDA
- a CDS encoding sulfite exporter TauE/SafE family protein — protein: MTASAASAASAAAFFPPELTLATLLLLLVAAFAAGWIDAVVGGGGLLQLPALLLVPGLSPVQALATNKLGSIFGTTTSALTYYRRARPDLRTALPMAAVALVGSFGGASIAAALPVAVFKPVIVLALVTVAVITLLRPALGTTTALRFSGHAHYRAAIAVGLAVGVYDGVLGPGTGTFLVIAMVSLIGYDFVQASAKAKIVNFATNLGALLFFAPHGAVAWGLGILLGLANTAGSYLGSRMAISSGTRFIRTAFLVVVTALIVKVGHDVWVENLRPLLA
- a CDS encoding excinuclease ABC subunit UvrA, which gives rise to MPHQDPPAGPIRVRGARDHNLRDVDVDVPRDAVVVFTGVSGSGKSSLAFGTIYAESQRRYLESVAPYARRLIQQVAAPHVDSVTGVPPAVAVRQNRSGASARSSVGTVTTLSNSLRMLLSRAGDYPAGAPRLDSDAFSPNTAAGACPHCHGVGTEFSVTEGSVVPDPSLSIRDGAVAAWPRGWQGKNFRDVLAALGHDVDVPWRELPRAERDWILFTDEKPVVTVHPVREADRIQRPYRGTWNSVRDHVLTTFASTGSATVKERLRGFLHQTPCPACGGRRLRPEALAVRFAGHDVVELSRLPLQRLVGLLSDLGPGPDGPAAVLVRDLLERASAVVDLGLGYLALERAVPTLSTGELQRLRLATQLRSGLFGVVYVLDEPSAGLHPADTAALREVLAGLRDAGNSVLVVEHDMDVARGADWLVDVGPGAGDGGGRVLHSGPVAGLQDVAESVTREFLAPGRVPATRAPRVPTSWLGVRGASLHNVHDLDVDLPLGVLTAVTGVSGSGKSTLVSGIVADAVARHLDASGASGRAAVGADSTVGGNSGDGADGDGDDPGQDPDEEAVATAARATVGALTGARAVTRLVRVDQRPIGRTPRSNLATYTGLFDAVRAAFAREPEARARHWGASRFSFNVAAGRCPTCRGEGAVSVELLFLPGTWSPCPQCRGSRYAPETLEVTHRGRTIADVLALTVDEACEALDDVPAAVRGLQALRAIGLGYLRLGQPATELSGGEAQRIKLATELQRASVAGTLYLLDEPTTGLHPADVRRLLALLHELVDGGSTVVVVEHDAAVLLAADFLVDLGPGGGDAGGRVVATGTPEEVVRAGTGTTAHHLARHLVPAP
- a CDS encoding SRPBCC family protein produces the protein MSAHAVVRQVLPVPADVAFDVVHDYADRLRWDTLLREAFTVGGAPPARGVEAVCRARWTLGGLTFRTRYVTFRPPNLAAVTLTSRSPFFAGWAASMRHRDLDGGRSEVVYTLTFTGAPAPLRRPVEAVALRVFRWETGRRLRALAGYLEGSAAGAAGRVPAR